In one Brassica oleracea var. oleracea cultivar TO1000 chromosome C9, BOL, whole genome shotgun sequence genomic region, the following are encoded:
- the LOC106317358 gene encoding CLAVATA3/ESR (CLE)-related protein 16: protein MEDSVGKEHAKRRRRRRAAAFTMFLWGILIFAQFDLSSSALSPDQYYHQPYPSPRKVGPLHRTASFQSPRASVSFAGPHQEEEDRDDVYKDDKRFVHTGPNPLHN from the coding sequence ATGGAAGACTCTGTAGGCAAAGAGCATGCCAAAAGAAGAAGAAGGAGACGAGCAGCGGCCTTCACCATGTTCTTGTGGGGAATCTTGATCTTTGCTCAGTTTGATTTGTCTTCATCAGCTCTTTCTCCTGATCAGTATTATCACCAACCGTACCCTTCACCGAGGAAGGTTGGTCCTCTCCACAGAACAGCCTCGTTTCAGTCCCCCAGAGCCTCTGTGTCATTCGCAGGTCCACATCAAGAAGAAGAAGACAGAGATGATGTTTATAAAGACGACAAGAGATTTGTTCACACAGGTCCAAATCCTCTACATAACTGA